The Hemibagrus wyckioides isolate EC202008001 linkage group LG10, SWU_Hwy_1.0, whole genome shotgun sequence genome includes a window with the following:
- the misp gene encoding mitotic interactor and substrate of PLK1 isoform X2: MASIPKRWVMKPLTPKLEKSDLRTFLSPGSEPYSLENSWSFSQNGDSHPFSTDNISVTQSSVRVTNGEGLVDVVHAKQVAVSEDSSEDWQPSTPTSPSSVNSSDSHVGFYSFVDDPTSPEAEKNEVYMVSPKRQAKLTTLKEKSRFKLQTYMEERRPEKLFQETNGDQYHIGETSGEDYDKDKMDRNEIIRRQAPKKNAVFKEQWSALENLDLTNSPQRLIEGLSVSYSPVSTKPLESEAEPGTIDNQQIDFNAARKQFQMMESTMQNPFQKNPQQENASPKLRGQSLSAGAKLFTKDVSKTETQMDDYWKRQKNEAEPIKEDLENRSQTSLIDFVEFGLDNQSMDSTRAGSLSYEPSMLNSTSVASMSETPIEREIRIAQEREQDLRRSRGIFLPDTSEMVEIKTKPILSLPTPQIKPLKAKEPNRMSFFILREMEKGNQNTGLQGERKRTFGSLSDQLDIISSSTSPSINLTGRSIITEDSSVIENPENVEEKNVFVFEEPLSPCCPHRHPDETITWKESTAKIPNRLFETYTNEKTANQPFWMADYKPKESQRTFSTTYPLSVPAEPVRRSRSTEDWKSLSESSSDWPRMLNAPDKIRKEIEENLRREQELQELREASNLSFASDATMASDEVSGQRNNDQNPVNISYDNSIEVDAALPQKSTQRTSYSSSYSWNVDPTPVSCTAVPGPRSRLSSIMTAQPWSSLKHTTPAVHKAVPTLPSSPLTETSSHKGLTKTLLDDFEERRVRLKLEESSYAGIQPIDDINNEVVEVTRVTRHKNTRALRWEAGVYANEDND; this comes from the exons AGTCCTCTGTGAGAGTCACAAATGGAGAAGGTTTGGTGGATGTTGTCCATGCCAAGCAAGTGGCTGTGTCTGAAGACAGCAGTGAGGACTGGCAGCCTAGTACACCTACCAGTCCTAGTTCTGTGAACAGTTCAGACTCCCATGTGGGTTTCTACTCCTTTGTGGATGACCCAACAAGCCCAGAAGCTGAGAAGAATGAAGTTTACATGGTCTCACCAAAGAGGCAAGCCAAACTAACTACTCTGAAAGAGAAGAGTAGGTTTAAGCTACAGACTTACATGGAGGAGAGAAGACCTGAGAAGCTGTTTCAAGAGACTAATGGTGATCAGTACCATATTGGTGAAACATCAGGAGAGGACTATGACAAAGATAAGATGGATCGAAATGAGATCATCCGGAGGCAGGCGCCTAAAAAGAATGCTGTATTCAAAGAACAGTGGAGTGCCTTGGAGAACCTAGATCTTACTAACTCCCCACAGCGTCTGATCGAAGGATTAAGTGTGTCCTATAGCCCTGTGAGCACAAAACCTCTAGAGTCTGAAGCAGAGCCCGGCACCATTGACAACCAGCAAATTGACTTCAATGCAGCACGTAAACAGTTCCAAATGATGGAGAGCACAATGCAAAACCCCTTCCAGAAGAATCCTCAACAAGAAAATGCTTCTCCAAAACTACGTGGACAATCGTTGTCTGCAGGAGCAAAGCTTTTCACAAAGGATGTCAGCAAAACTGAGACCCAAATGGATGACTATTGGAAGAGACAAAAGAACGAGGCAGAGCCCATCAAGGAGGATCTAGAAAATAGGAGTCAGACTAGCTTGATAGATTTTGTAGAGTTTGGACTTGACAACCAAAGCATGGACTCTACAAGAGCTGGAAGTTTATCATATGAGCCTTCCATGTTAAACAGCACATCTGTGGCTAGCATGAGTGAAACACCCATAGAGCGAGAGATTCGAATAGCTCAGGAACGAGAGCAAGACCTCAGGCGTTCACGAGGTATATTTCTCCCAGACACATCAGAGATGGTTGAAATCAAGACCAAGCCTATTCTGTCCCTACCAACACCACAAATAAAGCCTCTAAAAGCTAAAGAGCCCAACAGAATGAGTTTCTTCATTCTACGTGAGATGGAAAAGGGTAATCAGAACACAGGTCTTCaaggtgaaagaaagagaactTTTGGTTCTCTGTCAGACCAACTAGACATTATATCTTCCAGCACAAGCCCAAGCATAAATCTCACTGGCAGATCTATTATTACAGAGGACTCATCAGTTATAGAGAACCCTGAGAATGTAGAAGAAaagaatgtatttgtatttgagGAGCCTCTCTCACCCTGCTGCCCTCATCGACACCCAGATGAGACAATCACTTGGAAGGAAAGTACTGCAAAAATTCCAAACCGACTATTTGAAACATACACCAATGAAAAAACTGCAAACCAGCCATTTTGGATGGCAGATTATAAGCCAAAAGAATCACAGAGAACCTTTAGCACAACGTATCCACTTTCCGTTCCAGCTGAACCTGTAAGAAGAAGCAGATCTACAGAAGATTGGAAATCTCTTTCTGAGAGCTCAAGCGATTGGCCCCGTATGTTAAATGCCCCAGATAAAATCCGCAAAGAGATCGAGGAGAACCTCAGACGAGAGCAAGAGCTTCAAGAACTACGAGAAGCAAGCAATCTCTCATTTGCCTCGGATGCCACAATGGCCTCAGATGAGGTGTCTGGACAAAGGAATAATGACCAAAATCCAGTAAACATCTCTTATGACAATTCTATAGAGGTAGATGCTGCCCTACCACAAAAATCTACACAGAGGACCAGTTACAGTTCCTCTTATTCCTGGAATGTGGATCCCACCCCTGTGTCCTGTACAGCAGTGCCAG GCCCTCGTTCAAGACTTTCCTCCATCATGACAGCCCAACCGTGGAGTAGTCTCAAGCACACAACCCCTGCAGTCCATAAGGCAGTTCCTACTCTTCCATCTAGTCCATTAACTGAAACCTCCTCTCACAAGGGCCTGACAAAGACACTGCTGGATGACTTTGAGGAAAGGCGAGTCAGACTGAAGCTTGAGGAGAGCTCT TATGCTGGAATTCAACCTATTGATGACATTAACAATGAG GTTGTAGAAGTGACTCGTGTAACACGGCACAAAAACACAAGGGCTCTACGCTGGGAAGCTGGTGTCTATGCCAATGAAGACAATGACTGA
- the si:ch211-262i1.4 gene encoding thymic stromal cotransporter homolog, which produces MASFFTLVEPVVVMHKLGSSCFDMALTLTVYNRSLEISGGHTDQAQAASSNFFLIHSIISAVAAMFSSIPLGRIADRWGPKVFLVIPQLGSLMGMCFLLVFLFHNLPLEFLFLGSMVYGLSGGPPAFWAGVAALASLSSNQKHRTLKLSVVDLCVGIAGVLGGLLSGYVYQLGHQGLVLLMTSMLFSAASLFYAVFLLSSSRQKCDEKEQLLSSGEKMDRVAVGLLISAIVVFDLGMIGAEDVLTLYVLKPPMSWDSVWAGYGSAATNAMYLTSFLGVLVLSGVLGDVALSLLGIVSNCTGMAIMAFTVESWVYFMARGIMMFACVPMPTLRAMLSKVLDTQQYGCVFGRLQLALAVTELLSTVLFTSIYPLSLNWYSGLCFLLSCAISYLSVIPILYLRFRQRRTGYTPI; this is translated from the exons ATGGCAAGTTTTTTCACTTTAGTGGAGCCAGTGGTGGTTATGCACAAACTGGGCAGCTCTTGTTTTGATATGGCTCTCACCCTGACAGTGTACAACCGCTCACTGGAAATATCAGGGGGACATACTGACCAAGCCCAAGCGGCTTCCTCGAACTTCTTCCTTATCCATTCCATCATATCTGCAGTAGCGGCCATGTTTTCTAGCATCCCACTAGGCCGCATCGCAGACCGATGGGGACCTAAAGTGTTCTTGGTCATCCCTCAGCTGGGTTCTCTGATGGGAATGTGCTTTCTGCTGGTCTTCCTGTTCCACAATCTACCTTTGGAGTTCCTTTTCCTCGGATCCATGGTGTATGGCCTCAGCGGAGGTCCTCCTGCTTTCTGGGCTGGTGTTGCAGCTTTGGCGTCACTCAGCTCGAACCAGAAGCACCGCACTTTAAAACTCAGCGTGGTGGATCTCTGTGTTGGCATCGCAGGGGTGCTGGGTGGTCTGTTATCTGGATATGTGTACCAGTTAGGACATCAAGGACTGGTCCTTTTAATGACTTCCATGCTCTTCAGTGCAGCGTCGCTTTTTTATGCCGTGtttcttctgtccagttcaagGCAAAAGTGTGATGAGAAGGAGCAGCTGCTGTCAAGTGGGGAGAAGATGGACAGAGTAGCAGTGGGGCTGTTGATATCAGCTATTGTGGTGTTTGATCTGGGAATGATTGGAGCAGAGGATGTTCTCACGCTCTATGTGCTGAAGCCTCCAATGAGCTGGGATTCAGTGTGGGCTGGTTATGGCAGCGCAGCCACTAACGCCATGTATCTGACCAGCTTCCTCGGGGTGCTTGTGCTCTCTGGTGTGCTCGGAGACGTGGCCCTGTCTCTGCTTGGAATCGTGTCCAACTGTACAGGAATGGCTATCATGGCATTCACAGTGGAGAGCTGGGTTTACTTCATGG CACGAGGGATAATGATGTTTGCCTGTGTTCCCATGCCAACGCTTCGAGCGATGCTGTCCAAAGTTCTGGACACACAGCAATACG GATGTGTATTTGGGAGGCTGCAGTTGGCTCTAGCTGTGACTGAGCTTCTGTCTACGGTGCTTTTTACCTCTATTTACCCTCTCAGTCTGAACTGGTACAGTGGCCTCTGCTTCCTTCTCTCGTGTGCCATCAGCTACCTCAGTGTCATACCCATCCT ataCCTGAGGTTCAggcagaggagaactgggtacACACCTATATAA